A single Candidatus Thermokryptus mobilis DNA region contains:
- a CDS encoding c-type cytochrome: protein MRKTFLFYTGLILAVIISLIIVVNLKKDEMSNDANGQTRRFGRNIQVLTDVQTKEQLTKIMEDMANSLGVKCNYCHNVNNYASDEKETKRKARVMLKMVLTINRDFINWDRAEIVDCYTCHRGQTKPQARSASK, encoded by the coding sequence ATGAGGAAAACATTTCTTTTCTATACAGGGCTTATCCTCGCAGTTATAATTTCTTTGATAATCGTAGTGAATTTGAAAAAAGATGAGATGTCAAATGATGCCAATGGTCAAACAAGGCGATTCGGTCGCAACATTCAAGTTTTAACCGATGTTCAAACGAAGGAACAGTTGACAAAGATTATGGAGGATATGGCTAACTCACTTGGAGTTAAGTGTAATTATTGTCACAATGTTAATAACTATGCGAGTGATGAAAAGGAGACGAAGCGCAAAGCAAGGGTTATGCTTAAAATGGTCCTTACGATAAATCGTGATTTTATAAATTGGGATAGGGCAGAAATTGTTGATTGTTATACTTGTCATCGCGGTCAGACAAAGCCACAAGCCAGATCGGCTTCAAAATAA
- a CDS encoding inositol-3-phosphate synthase: MIKTKSGAEIKEPVGKLGVLLPGLGAVATTFIAGTLLVRKGLALPIGSLTQMGTIRLGKRTERKFPKIKEFVPLADLNDLVFGGWDIFEDNAYESALKAGVLRKEHLDLVKDELEQIKPMKAVFDRKYVKKLDGPNVKKAKDKFELAQMLREDIRNFKERNNCDRLVMIWCGSTEIYMEPSDVHRSLEKFEEAMKKNDDAISPSMIYAYAAIAEGVPYANGAPNLSVDIPALIQFAKEMNVPIAGKDFKTGQTLVKTVIAPMLKARMLGLTGWFSVNILGNRDGEVLDDPESFKTKEVSKLGVLEYILQPELYPDLYGNYYHKVRINFYPPRGDEKEAWDNIDIFGWLGYPMQIKINFLCRDSILAAPIVLDLALFLDLAQRSGMHGIQEWLSFYFKSPMHAPTIYPEHDLFIQLMKLKNRLRHLMGEELITHLGLEYYD, encoded by the coding sequence ATGATAAAGACGAAGTCGGGGGCAGAAATAAAAGAACCTGTAGGAAAGCTTGGTGTTCTTCTGCCAGGGCTTGGAGCTGTAGCGACGACATTTATCGCTGGAACTCTTCTTGTTAGAAAAGGGCTTGCTCTTCCAATTGGATCGCTAACACAAATGGGAACGATACGGCTTGGGAAAAGAACTGAGAGAAAATTTCCGAAAATCAAGGAATTTGTACCACTTGCAGATTTAAATGACCTCGTCTTTGGGGGATGGGATATTTTTGAAGATAACGCTTATGAATCAGCGCTAAAAGCGGGCGTTTTAAGAAAGGAACACCTTGACCTTGTAAAAGACGAACTTGAACAAATAAAACCGATGAAAGCTGTATTTGACAGAAAATATGTCAAAAAACTTGACGGACCAAATGTTAAAAAGGCAAAGGATAAATTTGAACTTGCTCAAATGTTAAGGGAGGATATAAGAAACTTCAAGGAACGAAATAATTGTGACCGTCTTGTGATGATTTGGTGTGGTAGCACAGAAATTTATATGGAGCCGTCAGATGTTCATAGATCACTTGAAAAATTTGAAGAGGCGATGAAGAAAAACGATGATGCAATTTCTCCAAGCATGATTTATGCTTATGCTGCTATTGCCGAAGGTGTTCCCTATGCAAATGGCGCGCCAAATTTATCGGTTGATATTCCGGCGTTGATTCAATTTGCAAAGGAAATGAATGTCCCAATCGCAGGGAAGGACTTTAAGACGGGGCAAACGCTTGTCAAAACCGTGATAGCTCCAATGTTAAAGGCGAGAATGCTTGGTCTTACTGGATGGTTCTCTGTAAATATCCTCGGAAATAGAGATGGGGAGGTTCTTGACGACCCAGAATCCTTCAAGACAAAAGAAGTTAGCAAACTTGGTGTCCTTGAATACATACTTCAACCCGAGCTTTATCCCGATCTTTACGGAAATTATTATCACAAGGTCAGGATTAATTTTTATCCACCTCGTGGGGATGAAAAAGAAGCCTGGGACAACATTGATATTTTCGGCTGGCTTGGTTATCCAATGCAAATAAAGATAAACTTCTTGTGTAGAGATTCAATTTTGGCTGCTCCGATAGTTCTTGACCTTGCCTTATTCCTTGATTTAGCGCAAAGAAGTGGAATGCACGGGATACAAGAATGGTTATCGTTTTACTTCAAAAGCCCCATGCACGCTCCTACTATCTACCCAGAACATGATCTTTTCATACAACTGATGAAGCTTAAAAACCGCTTGAGACATTTGATGGGAGAGGAATTAATAACTCACCTTGGGCTTGAATACTACGATTAA
- a CDS encoding HU family DNA-binding protein codes for MNKSDLVNLLSKDLKWSKAKTERVLDAFLGLVSEIVLKKKKLNLFKFGVFTIKHRASRSGRNPKTGEELILPPKDYVHFKPSKSLVDLING; via the coding sequence GTGAATAAAAGCGATTTAGTAAATTTGCTGTCAAAAGATTTAAAGTGGAGCAAAGCAAAGACGGAAAGGGTTCTTGATGCTTTTTTGGGTTTAGTTTCAGAGATCGTCTTGAAGAAGAAAAAATTGAATTTGTTTAAGTTTGGTGTTTTTACTATAAAGCATAGAGCAAGTAGAAGTGGAAGGAATCCAAAAACAGGTGAGGAGTTGATTTTACCGCCAAAGGATTATGTTCATTTCAAACCGAGCAAGTCGTTAGTAGATTTAATTAACGGGTGA
- a CDS encoding SPOR domain-containing protein, protein MRKGEFLKLLAKRADISYEEAVLFYEKLLDRFAKVLKSGQAIKISGFGEFKRKLNKAKKIVDPRTGMEKNIPAKFVVKFYPAKILSEKVNIKYKTLKPVVTRLNPSVMEAKSEDEFNLTFFEAGERQPIVMGFIDETLLAQESSSSQQEKPIEVFEVEKSITERNLTATAEDYFVLPDVSFGEEIDSKVDVEVPVFEVFEAERKPEDEFLKFDIPSLSDINELKINFEEVEMPEFNLSEEPQEKRTESVKKLFDDTQQKKEEGEMSFNYEEESRRGVGPWILIFVVFLIFVGGVIFLLNQYGYIHLWGEKKGVSKVEFKEPEEVVVTTPSLPKVEEKASADTVEVKRPELVSKPKAPEVVKPSVGKNYVIQVASFQDRKLAETFASNLRKKGYNAFVEKAFVEWKGGNWYRVRIGFFDSIEQAKKIAERLKRTEKIEKVWVSEAPRTVTK, encoded by the coding sequence ATGCGTAAGGGTGAATTTTTAAAATTATTAGCTAAACGAGCGGATATTTCATACGAGGAAGCTGTTTTATTTTATGAGAAATTACTTGACAGGTTTGCTAAAGTGTTAAAATCAGGGCAAGCGATAAAAATTAGTGGTTTTGGTGAATTTAAAAGAAAACTTAATAAGGCAAAGAAAATTGTTGACCCGAGAACGGGGATGGAGAAAAATATACCAGCGAAATTTGTCGTTAAGTTTTACCCGGCGAAAATCTTGTCTGAAAAAGTTAACATAAAGTATAAAACTTTGAAACCCGTTGTCACGAGATTGAATCCTTCTGTGATGGAGGCAAAAAGTGAGGATGAATTTAACTTAACATTTTTTGAGGCGGGAGAAAGACAACCCATAGTTATGGGATTTATTGATGAGACTTTATTAGCACAAGAATCTTCATCATCGCAACAAGAGAAACCGATTGAGGTTTTTGAAGTTGAGAAGTCAATAACTGAAAGAAATTTAACGGCTACGGCGGAGGATTATTTCGTTCTTCCGGATGTTAGCTTCGGTGAGGAAATTGATTCAAAGGTTGATGTTGAAGTTCCAGTTTTTGAAGTTTTTGAAGCGGAAAGAAAACCTGAAGATGAATTTTTGAAATTTGACATCCCATCGCTTTCGGATATAAATGAGTTAAAAATTAACTTTGAGGAGGTAGAGATGCCGGAATTTAATTTGAGCGAGGAACCTCAGGAGAAAAGGACTGAAAGTGTAAAGAAACTTTTTGATGATACACAACAAAAGAAGGAGGAAGGGGAAATGTCGTTTAATTATGAAGAGGAAAGCCGAAGAGGGGTTGGACCTTGGATTTTGATTTTTGTCGTTTTTTTGATCTTTGTTGGAGGAGTTATTTTTCTTTTGAATCAATATGGATATATTCACCTTTGGGGTGAAAAGAAGGGGGTGAGCAAAGTTGAGTTTAAGGAACCGGAGGAAGTTGTGGTTACAACTCCAAGTTTGCCAAAGGTTGAAGAGAAGGCAAGTGCTGACACGGTTGAGGTGAAAAGACCCGAACTTGTTTCAAAGCCGAAAGCCCCTGAGGTAGTTAAGCCAAGCGTTGGCAAGAATTATGTAATTCAGGTTGCATCATTTCAGGATAGAAAGCTCGCTGAAACATTTGCAAGCAATTTGCGAAAGAAAGGATATAATGCTTTTGTTGAAAAAGCGTTTGTTGAATGGAAGGGCGGAAATTGGTACCGTGTCAGGATTGGATTTTTTGATTCAATTGAGCAAGCGAAGAAAATAGCTGAAAGGTTGAAAAGAACTGAAAAAATTGAAAAAGTTTGGGTTAGCGAGGCACCAAGAACCGTTACCAAATAA
- the bamD gene encoding outer membrane protein assembly factor BamD has translation MSKKFLMVIFFLAGLVSAQVLQREYKDFKFAYSLFEDGMYQLAFSEFQKFIKNYPESKFVEEAHFFSAESMFKLGDYDSALKIYMDFLVEFPTTRFKDRVNFRIGEIYLKRGSQNLAVEKFKNAIETSNDKLLISHSAYYLGEIYFERRDFNNALRYYKLSFETDTSSDVAPFSLFSIALIYQQQGKFKEAVKHYKNLIEKFGGLKLKVINDAKLNLIDCFYRTGDYYELVNFARTILSEGFEDEKVLFTLAEGYYSIGLLDSAKFYYDKYLEKFPRGNYLKHSLYSIAWIYIKKNEHPFAIQIFDTLSKGDDEIAKSSFLLLAEVKKASGDTAGAISTYRNFLAKYQDYSNYYVRANYELGLIYFAKGDYDSAIVFLEKIHIDDTSAVKAKALELLAQSYLRRGDYLRGASTFGMLRTELNILNSDNLFSEGVAWMQGGKYDEAIKVFNEFLSKFPNDKNSHWAIFYLGELHYKIGDYKNAREYYLELLNRFPNSPNIEGAIYSIAWTYFKEGNYSESAKQFEKFLSKYPTGKRALDARLRLADSYFMMKNYKSAEANYLSFVRLFEDQDGADYAYFQLSQIYLRQRQPIRSIEMLNLLLKKFPNSKLAPTAKYQIGWIYFQDKNYAPAINYFREVVEKYPQSEVAPKALYGIGDAYYNMGKYELALNAYLEVIEKYPESKYAVDAISGIQYSLSAQGKNPNLVDEFIKSKNPDFSQLALIKKAEFQTLQGNYETAINIYKKFVANYPESKFLPDVIYKIGETYELWGKNTDAVEVYKNLISTFPLNHNSQRALVRLARIKFKSHEYTETLEYLAKVQTSAKFYDEVLYLTGLTYLSLKDTSNATKKLLALINEFSNSDYADRARVKVAEILINQGKFNDAVELVKPIAMNRPVDEVSAEAQYLYAEALFKLGEIDEALLQFLRVKYLYSNFEEILPRAYVRLSECYEIKGEIEKAIQFLNDALKMNLTDEMRKGVLEKIEKLKTKI, from the coding sequence ATGTCAAAAAAGTTTTTGATGGTTATTTTCTTTTTGGCTGGATTAGTTTCGGCGCAAGTCCTTCAGCGTGAATACAAGGACTTTAAGTTTGCTTACTCACTTTTTGAAGACGGGATGTATCAACTTGCGTTTTCCGAGTTTCAAAAGTTCATAAAGAATTACCCCGAAAGTAAATTTGTAGAAGAGGCACATTTTTTCAGCGCGGAGTCAATGTTTAAACTTGGCGATTATGATTCCGCCTTGAAAATTTATATGGATTTTCTGGTTGAATTCCCAACCACAAGGTTTAAAGATAGGGTGAATTTCCGAATCGGGGAGATATATCTCAAAAGGGGAAGTCAAAACCTCGCTGTTGAAAAATTCAAAAACGCAATTGAAACATCAAACGATAAACTTTTAATTTCTCATTCAGCATACTATCTTGGGGAAATTTATTTTGAGCGTCGCGATTTTAACAATGCTTTAAGATATTATAAACTCTCGTTTGAGACCGATACAAGCTCTGATGTTGCTCCATTTTCATTGTTTTCAATCGCTCTGATTTATCAACAGCAGGGAAAATTTAAAGAAGCGGTGAAACATTATAAAAATTTGATTGAAAAATTCGGTGGGTTAAAACTCAAGGTTATAAATGATGCGAAGTTGAATTTGATTGATTGTTTTTATAGAACAGGCGATTATTATGAACTTGTTAATTTTGCACGAACGATTTTAAGTGAGGGATTTGAAGATGAAAAAGTTTTATTTACGCTCGCTGAGGGCTATTATTCCATTGGTCTTCTTGACTCGGCAAAATTTTATTACGATAAATATCTTGAGAAATTTCCCAGGGGGAATTATTTAAAGCATTCGCTTTATTCAATTGCTTGGATTTACATCAAAAAGAATGAGCATCCGTTTGCCATTCAAATTTTTGATACTCTTTCAAAAGGCGATGATGAAATTGCGAAAAGCTCTTTTTTACTCCTCGCTGAAGTTAAGAAAGCAAGTGGTGATACAGCTGGGGCTATTTCAACTTATAGAAATTTTCTCGCAAAGTATCAAGATTATTCAAACTATTATGTGAGGGCAAATTACGAACTTGGTTTAATTTATTTTGCAAAGGGGGATTACGACAGCGCGATTGTTTTTCTTGAAAAAATTCACATTGATGATACAAGCGCCGTTAAAGCAAAAGCCCTTGAACTTCTCGCTCAATCTTATTTAAGACGGGGTGACTATTTAAGAGGCGCTTCAACTTTCGGTATGCTAAGGACAGAATTGAACATTTTAAACTCAGATAATCTTTTCAGCGAAGGCGTCGCTTGGATGCAAGGCGGGAAATATGATGAAGCGATAAAAGTTTTTAATGAGTTTTTGTCAAAGTTTCCAAACGACAAAAATTCACATTGGGCGATTTTCTATCTCGGGGAGCTGCATTATAAAATTGGCGATTATAAAAACGCCAGAGAATATTATCTTGAGCTTTTAAATCGTTTCCCGAACAGTCCAAACATTGAAGGAGCAATTTATTCAATCGCTTGGACATATTTCAAAGAAGGGAATTACAGTGAGTCAGCGAAACAGTTTGAGAAATTTCTTAGTAAATATCCAACGGGTAAAAGAGCACTTGATGCTCGTCTTCGTCTTGCGGATTCATACTTTATGATGAAAAATTACAAAAGTGCTGAAGCAAATTATCTTTCATTTGTTCGTCTTTTTGAAGATCAAGATGGAGCTGATTACGCTTATTTTCAACTTTCGCAGATTTACCTTCGCCAGCGCCAACCTATAAGATCAATTGAGATGTTAAACTTGCTTTTAAAGAAATTTCCAAATTCAAAACTCGCCCCAACGGCAAAATATCAAATCGGTTGGATTTATTTTCAGGATAAAAATTATGCCCCAGCTATTAATTACTTCCGCGAAGTGGTGGAGAAATATCCGCAAAGTGAAGTTGCCCCAAAAGCGTTGTATGGTATAGGCGATGCATACTACAATATGGGGAAGTATGAACTTGCTCTCAATGCATATCTTGAAGTCATTGAAAAATACCCAGAGTCAAAATACGCCGTTGATGCCATTTCTGGAATTCAATATTCACTTTCAGCACAAGGCAAGAATCCAAACCTTGTTGATGAATTTATAAAAAGTAAAAACCCCGATTTTTCACAATTGGCTTTGATAAAAAAAGCGGAATTTCAGACCTTGCAAGGTAATTATGAAACTGCTATAAATATCTACAAGAAATTTGTAGCGAATTATCCCGAAAGTAAATTTTTGCCCGATGTGATTTATAAAATCGGTGAGACATACGAACTTTGGGGAAAAAACACTGACGCTGTTGAAGTTTATAAAAATTTAATTTCAACCTTCCCATTAAATCATAACTCACAGCGTGCTCTCGTTCGGCTTGCGCGGATAAAATTTAAAAGTCATGAGTACACCGAAACGCTTGAATATCTCGCAAAGGTTCAAACGAGTGCGAAGTTTTATGATGAAGTTTTATATTTGACCGGTTTGACTTATCTCTCACTCAAAGATACCTCCAACGCCACAAAAAAATTGCTGGCTTTGATAAATGAATTTTCAAATTCGGATTACGCTGATAGAGCGAGGGTTAAAGTTGCGGAAATTTTAATAAACCAGGGCAAATTTAACGATGCGGTTGAACTTGTTAAACCGATTGCGATGAATAGACCTGTTGATGAGGTCTCGGCTGAGGCGCAATATCTTTATGCTGAAGCGCTTTTCAAACTCGGCGAGATTGACGAGGCGCTTCTTCAATTTCTTCGTGTGAAATATCTTTACAGCAATTTTGAGGAGATTTTGCCGAGGGCTTATGTCCGCCTTTCAGAATGTTATGAAATTAAAGGCGAAATTGAAAAAGCTATTCAATTTCTAAACGATGCTCTAAAGATGAACCTTACGGATGAAATGAGAAAGGGTGTCCTTGAAAAAATTGAAAAATTAAAAACAAAAATATAA
- the rsmI gene encoding 16S rRNA (cytidine(1402)-2'-O)-methyltransferase produces MPGTLYIVSTPIGNLSDITFRAVEVLKQVDLIACEDTRRTKILLEKFGLAKNLISYYNYNERQRAEEIIRELKSGKNVALVSDSGTPGISDPGFVLIKRAIEENITITPIPGPTAFVCALVGSGLPMDEFVFVGFLPHKKGRKTKLKKLSEEERTVILYESPHRLIKTLNEILENFGDREIAVAKELTKIHEEFFRGKISEVLKKLTSDKIKGEFVIVISGKTN; encoded by the coding sequence ATGCCTGGAACCCTTTATATCGTTTCAACTCCAATTGGAAACTTAAGCGATATAACTTTCAGAGCTGTAGAAGTTTTAAAACAAGTTGATTTAATCGCATGTGAAGACACAAGAAGGACGAAAATTTTGCTTGAAAAATTCGGGCTTGCAAAAAACCTCATAAGTTATTATAATTATAATGAGAGACAAAGAGCTGAAGAGATAATTCGTGAATTAAAATCGGGCAAAAATGTAGCCCTTGTCTCTGACTCTGGAACTCCTGGGATTTCCGATCCGGGTTTTGTATTGATAAAGAGAGCAATTGAAGAAAATATAACCATTACACCAATTCCTGGACCAACTGCCTTCGTTTGTGCGCTTGTTGGTAGTGGATTGCCGATGGATGAATTTGTTTTCGTCGGTTTTTTGCCCCACAAAAAAGGAAGAAAAACAAAACTAAAAAAATTATCAGAAGAAGAAAGGACAGTTATACTCTACGAATCCCCACACAGGTTGATTAAAACATTGAACGAGATACTTGAAAATTTCGGTGATAGAGAAATCGCCGTTGCGAAAGAGCTAACAAAAATACACGAGGAGTTTTTCAGAGGTAAAATCAGCGAGGTTTTAAAAAAATTAACGTCGGATAAAATTAAAGGTGAATTCGTAATCGTAATTTCAGGGAAAACAAATTAG
- a CDS encoding class I SAM-dependent methyltransferase, producing MTKIEILKHFAQIASVYRKIRTLDPEPIFAIKDILLKHMKLKKPIKVADIGAGTGRYTEFLIKALSPSKVKAFLVDASFEMLQVAQSYLKEKYDCHFINSFAENLPFKNDTFDVIIVFNAIHHFDFRRFIREARRVLKPRGFLFIYTRTQEQNRNTIWGKFFPGFSDKEQRLFWKDELIGKLKRLRKFEIISYIEFEYPRTSTIDELVEKAFAKHYSTFYLYKDDEHIQAIQVFKENLLKHYQSDLIYYTDENTFVALRKIK from the coding sequence ATGACGAAAATTGAAATACTCAAACATTTCGCTCAAATAGCGTCTGTTTATAGAAAGATTAGAACACTTGACCCAGAGCCGATATTTGCGATAAAGGATATACTCCTCAAACACATGAAATTAAAAAAGCCAATTAAAGTGGCAGACATTGGAGCTGGAACTGGTAGGTATACCGAGTTTTTAATCAAAGCCCTCTCACCCTCAAAAGTTAAAGCGTTTCTCGTTGATGCAAGTTTTGAGATGCTACAAGTGGCGCAATCTTACCTAAAAGAAAAATATGATTGCCACTTTATAAACTCTTTTGCCGAAAATCTTCCCTTCAAAAATGACACCTTTGATGTAATAATTGTGTTCAATGCGATACATCATTTTGATTTCAGGAGATTCATTCGGGAAGCAAGGCGAGTTTTGAAACCGAGGGGCTTTCTTTTCATCTACACCAGAACGCAGGAACAAAATAGAAACACAATTTGGGGGAAATTTTTCCCTGGATTTTCAGATAAAGAACAGCGCCTATTTTGGAAAGATGAACTGATAGGAAAATTAAAAAGATTGCGGAAATTTGAGATAATTTCCTACATTGAGTTTGAGTATCCGAGGACTTCCACGATTGATGAACTTGTAGAAAAAGCATTTGCAAAACATTATTCAACTTTTTATCTTTATAAAGACGATGAACATATTCAAGCGATTCAAGTTTTTAAGGAAAATTTGCTAAAACATTATCAATCTGATTTGATATATTACACAGATGAGAACACGTTTGTTGCCCTGAGAAAAATTAAATGA
- a CDS encoding TonB-dependent receptor, protein MFLLLRIFAIFFFSGWITAQESRPEIKFKPDTSKFAEEKDEFILPEFVITGREMIEISIGEKVENEVISFPVLNLKNYEVMETNKSHYELSSGYKRSNFQIKESQAPTAKFKVGLGRYLTTYFDGMIQGDLFKGVYLGSSFNHRASQGFIDNADYVKNKFSVESGVRLPKINEKIFYWLDNAKLITMFDYFTNSYGFYGSLTPSFRRNINNLEFKISLESPFRSQFDYRLNVRYNLFTIIDTLSNYGVSNFDGKERRLDFDFNFRQRVDFLNLRFDLRYITLVDRYFKFGVSAGNVFEFFNIERTYWLDVGINFFSFENHLGAKNLRIYPSLSLRYRLSSLARAYAVFSPEVVNLTVVDFVADNRYLTENLKVARPENYLNLILGVNYGRENFGLDVSLNFRTFKNFPIYVEKNKGFYVLEFERAQFVELKFSGVFNYRRNEFTFGGVLRSSYNARSKKPVPYYPSFSSDIGYRYVFPFGLAIDTEISLISNRVVDFDGNEIGGYVLSSLGIEYVVFKNFKVFAKFDNLLSRRYYIWKDYLEPNLIFLCGIEYKF, encoded by the coding sequence ATGTTTCTTTTGCTTAGAATTTTCGCCATTTTTTTCTTTAGCGGTTGGATTACAGCACAAGAGTCAAGACCCGAGATTAAATTTAAGCCTGACACATCAAAATTCGCCGAAGAAAAAGATGAATTTATCTTACCCGAGTTCGTTATCACCGGGCGAGAGATGATTGAGATTTCTATTGGTGAAAAAGTTGAAAACGAGGTTATCAGCTTTCCAGTGTTAAATTTGAAAAATTATGAAGTTATGGAAACCAATAAATCGCATTATGAATTAAGCTCTGGATATAAAAGGTCAAACTTTCAAATAAAGGAGTCCCAAGCTCCGACAGCAAAATTCAAAGTCGGGCTTGGGCGATATCTTACTACATATTTTGACGGGATGATTCAAGGAGATTTGTTCAAAGGAGTTTATCTGGGTTCATCTTTTAATCATAGGGCAAGTCAAGGATTCATTGATAATGCTGATTATGTGAAGAATAAGTTTTCGGTTGAATCGGGTGTGCGTTTGCCAAAAATAAACGAAAAAATTTTTTACTGGCTTGACAATGCGAAGTTAATCACTATGTTTGATTATTTCACCAACAGCTATGGTTTCTACGGCTCACTTACACCCTCGTTTCGTAGGAACATCAACAATTTGGAATTTAAAATTTCGCTTGAATCGCCATTTAGAAGTCAGTTTGACTATCGCCTCAATGTTAGATACAATCTTTTCACTATTATTGACACATTGTCAAATTACGGCGTTTCAAATTTTGATGGAAAGGAAAGGCGACTTGACTTTGATTTCAATTTTAGACAAAGGGTTGATTTTTTGAATTTAAGGTTTGATCTGAGATATATCACGCTTGTTGATAGATATTTTAAGTTTGGGGTTTCCGCTGGAAATGTTTTTGAGTTTTTTAACATTGAAAGAACATATTGGCTTGATGTTGGAATTAATTTTTTCTCCTTTGAAAACCACCTTGGGGCAAAGAATTTAAGAATTTATCCAAGTTTATCCCTTAGATACCGTCTTAGTTCGCTTGCAAGGGCTTACGCTGTTTTTTCGCCAGAGGTTGTAAATCTAACTGTGGTTGACTTTGTCGCTGATAATAGATATTTAACGGAGAATCTCAAAGTTGCTCGTCCAGAAAATTACTTAAATTTAATTTTGGGTGTGAATTATGGCAGGGAAAATTTTGGTCTTGATGTGAGTTTGAATTTCAGAACTTTTAAAAATTTTCCGATTTATGTTGAGAAAAATAAAGGTTTTTATGTGCTTGAGTTTGAAAGAGCGCAGTTTGTTGAGCTAAAATTTTCGGGCGTTTTCAATTATCGTAGAAATGAATTTACATTTGGTGGTGTTCTTCGTTCATCATACAATGCGAGAAGCAAGAAACCAGTACCTTATTATCCTTCCTTTTCCTCGGATATTGGCTATAGATATGTTTTCCCCTTTGGACTTGCAATTGATACAGAAATTAGTTTAATTAGTAATAGAGTCGTTGATTTTGATGGGAATGAGATCGGTGGATATGTGCTTTCAAGTTTAGGCATTGAATATGTCGTTTTCAAGAATTTCAAAGTTTTTGCTAAGTTTGACAATCTACTTTCGCGAAGATATTACATTTGGAAAGATTACCTTGAACCGAATTTGATTTTCTTGTGCGGGATTGAATACAAATTTTAA
- a CDS encoding cytidine deaminase — MLLSTSLNIFLLAFKIKQKNLMTNEELIKRAKEVQKKAHAPYSKFRVGSAILTDDGEVFTGCNIENSSYSLTICAERVAIFKAYSEGKRKFKKIAIVSDSKNFISPCGACRQVLMDLAGPELEVILTNSMNEMKVVKLSELLPLPFGSKNLKKKKRG; from the coding sequence TTGCTTTTATCCACCAGTTTGAATATATTTTTACTTGCATTCAAAATCAAACAGAAAAATTTGATGACAAATGAAGAGTTGATCAAACGAGCCAAAGAAGTTCAAAAGAAAGCCCATGCGCCATATTCAAAATTCAGAGTTGGGTCGGCGATACTTACCGACGATGGCGAGGTTTTTACAGGTTGCAACATTGAAAATAGTTCATACTCTTTGACGATATGCGCTGAAAGGGTGGCGATTTTCAAAGCATATTCCGAGGGGAAAAGAAAATTTAAAAAAATTGCCATTGTTTCCGACTCAAAAAATTTCATCTCGCCGTGTGGGGCTTGTAGACAGGTCTTAATGGATTTAGCAGGTCCTGAACTTGAAGTTATATTGACAAATTCAATGAACGAGATGAAAGTCGTTAAACTTTCAGAACTTTTACCCTTGCCATTTGGCTCAAAAAATCTAAAAAAGAAAAAGAGGGGTTAA
- a CDS encoding CDP-alcohol phosphatidyltransferase family protein, translated as MSSNLIPRRVELIYLNTIEKILRFFLHFNLNPNFLTTVALFISIFASYFFAIGEFIAGGTLILLSGIFDTIDGKIARMTNRVTKFGALYDSTLDRYAEVIIFFGIGVYLIKYGFYITSIAAVFAIGGSMMVSYIRARAEGLGFECNIGWMRRAERIVLLGFASIFYFLHDYFVKFFDALFKYFDFDLPAYPPMPLSIAIYIMAILTNITAFQRLHYVWKKSKEAELLPQNKEVEL; from the coding sequence GTGTCTTCAAACCTTATCCCAAGGCGCGTTGAGCTAATCTACTTAAACACGATAGAAAAAATTTTACGCTTTTTCCTTCACTTTAATTTAAACCCGAACTTTTTGACAACCGTTGCACTATTCATAAGCATATTCGCAAGTTATTTTTTCGCAATTGGGGAATTTATCGCCGGTGGGACTTTAATTTTGCTCAGCGGTATATTTGACACAATTGATGGCAAAATTGCGAGGATGACAAACAGGGTGACAAAATTTGGGGCTCTTTACGATTCAACGCTTGACAGATACGCAGAAGTGATAATTTTCTTTGGTATTGGGGTTTATCTGATAAAGTATGGTTTTTATATAACCTCTATTGCTGCAGTTTTTGCCATCGGTGGTTCAATGATGGTGAGCTACATTAGAGCAAGAGCTGAGGGACTTGGCTTTGAATGCAACATCGGCTGGATGAGAAGAGCTGAAAGAATAGTACTTCTTGGTTTTGCTTCAATCTTCTATTTCTTGCACGATTATTTTGTCAAGTTTTTTGATGCGCTATTTAAATACTTTGATTTTGATCTACCTGCTTATCCACCGATGCCACTTTCCATAGCGATTTACATAATGGCTATTTTGACAAACATCACTGCATTTCAGCGACTTCATTATGTTTGGAAAAAATCAAAAGAAGCTGAACTTCTACCACAAAATAAGGAGGTTGAACTATGA